The segment GCAAAATGGGGTGTTGTCAGCCCCGGCCGGATATGATTTATTGGGCGTGGAGACTCGGCTGCGAGTAACCTTTGCTCTTCTGGAGTGAGGGGGACTCAAAAGCATTGTCTCCTTTTTCATGTTCGGGGGATGTAGAGGTCCGGCACGCAAAAGATGCCAAAACTCCGGTAGGTGCGAACGCCGTCATACCCTTCACCGCGCCACTCTAACTTGTCGATCTGCGCCCCATAACGCGCCTCGATTTCCGGTCGCGTCGGCGCGGTCATTTCCGCCGGATGCCGGTAGCCCCAGTTGAGCGCGTAAATCACCACGTCCGCGACTTGCACAGGCAACGCCATGTCCGACGCCACGAAGAACGGCGACGGCACGATCCAGCGCGCGCGGTCGCGCCCGTTGGCCGTCTTGACGAAATAATCCTGAAGCCGCCGGACGAAACGGCGGTCCTCCTGCTTCTCCACCTCATCCATCACCAGCAAACCCATCTGCCGCTCGCGCTCCAGAAAATAGAAAAACCGTTCGAGCAGAAAAACATGGTCCTTGCGCAGAATATCCGGCGGGAGCGGCGCGTTTGCCGGCGGCCTTGCCGTCCCGCGCGGGACGGCAGACGCGAAGATCAGCGCCTTGTGTCGTTCCAGCAGCACGAAGATTCCATCCGCCATTCGCAGCGCCGCCTGCCCGTAAGCCGTCAATTGTTCCCGCGTCGGCGGACGCTTTTCCAGGCCCGCTTGCAGCAACGCCCGACACAAATGCTGTCGCTTTCCCGCCTCGATCTCTGCCATCTGCGTCGCGTGCGCGAAACGATCCTGCGACAACAATTTCATTCCCTTGATCTCGGACTTGTAATCCGCCAGCCGCGCGCCGAAACAGGAAAGCTCCAGCCGCAGCGCATCCTGGACGAATGGCCACAGATGCGTGTCTGCCAGCGCGAAACCGCCACGCACTTCGTAAGGCAGTTCCTTGTGGCTGTGCCCGCTCTCGTCCATGAAAAGTAGCCAGGCCATGTTCAGGTTCGGTTTGAGTGCGGCGACAGGCTACCGACTTACTCCGCCACTGGCAATTCCACCTGCCCCGACAGCAGACGCGGCACCAGCAACCCCCAACGCAACTCGTCCTCGCGCTCGATGCGTTGAAGGCCAGTCCGGCTCGGACCTCGAAGAAGGTGGCCGTGCGCTAGCACCTCCCAATCCGCCGTGAGCGAGCCGACGCGGCTGTCCGTGCCGTTCGAGGCGATGAGCAGCGCGTTGAACCAGAAGAGCTGCGGGATCTCCGCCTTGTAGTGCGTCAGGTTCTCGTCGAACGCCGCGCGCGCGGGCACGCCGGGCTTCTTCAACTCGATGACGACCAGCGGCAGGCCGTTGACGAAGCCGACCAAATCCGGGCGGCAGGTGTAGAGCGCGCCCGTGACGCTGAACTGGCTGACCAGCAGGAAATCATTGTTCGCCGGCTGCTCCCAATCAATGACCCGTGCGCGCACATCAATCTTCTTCAATAATACTGCCGGATATACCCGTAGGCTTTGTCGAACAATTCTTGGTCGGTGTGCAGCTTGTATTTCAGCAGGGTGCGGCGGAGTTCCTTTTGCACGAGGCGCTCGCCGGCGTTGGTGCGCTGCCAGTCGGGGAAACGCACTTTTTTCACGATGTCATCAATGTCGGCGACGATGCGCTCGACGATGATGTGCGTGTTCTTGGTTTTGGCATCCTTGAACAAATCCGTGAGCGCTTCCTTGGCGCGGTCGCGTTCCTCTTTCGGGTCGGCTTCTTTCTCCGCCTCCAGGACTTCCTTGGCGAGTTCGAGGATTTCTTTCAGGAATTGCAGGCTGTTTAGGAAACCCTGTTCGTGGCGTTCCTTGATTTTCTCCAATCGCTCGCCCAATTCGGTGAATTTTGGGTTGCCGAAATGTTTGCGCAGCCGGGCGATGAGCCGGATTTCAATTTCCCGCCCGCGCTTGGCCGGGTCGGCATCCTTCAAAATATCCTCCAACACCTGCGCGTCGAGCACCAGCGTCTCGACATCGTCGCGCACGGATTCCAGGTGGACGTTCTGGTTGATCAACTCCACCGTCTTCGCGCCAAGCGCGTGCCAGAGCAGCTTGCCATTGCCGCTTGGCGGCTTGACGGATTCATACACCTGCGTCAGCCAGCGGTAATCTTTTTCGTAGGGGCTGAGGCACGGGTCGGGCGACAGCGCCTCCCAAATCGTGCCGAGCACGATGTAATTGGCGGCGAATTTGTCGCGCACTTCGTTGGTCGGCAGGCATTGCTGCGCGGCCAGCAGCCCCTCGTAACCGCCGACGCTCCGGTCCACATGCGGGAAAAAGGCCAGACACTTCTGCACCTGCACCGGGAGCGCCTTGCGCAGTTCCTCGATGTTGCTGACGACCTGTTGCACGGCCTTTTCGTCGAAGTCCAGCGCCCGGGCCACGTCGTCGAAGATGCCGATGTAATCCACGATCAGCCCATGCGTCTTTTCCTGTCCGAACGTGCGGTTGGTGCGGCAGATGGCTTGCAGAAGGTTGTGATCCTTCATCGGCTTATCGAGATACATCACCTGCAAGATCGGCGCGTCGAAGCCGGTGAGCAGCTTGCTGGTGACGATGACGTATTTCAGCGGGTCGGCCGGGTCGCGGAAACGGTCGAGCAACTTCTCCTCGGCATCCTTGTCGCGGACGTGCTGCTTCCATTCCAACGGATCGTGCTGCGCGCCGCTGATGACGATGGCGCTGGCTTTCGGGCCGATCAACTCATCCATCACCGCCTTGTAGAGGATGCAGCACTCGCGGTCGAACACCACCACCTGCGCCTTGAAGCCGTTCGGTTCGACCTTCGACTGAAAATGCGTGACGATGTGATTCACCACCGCCCGGATGCGCTCCGGGTTCTTCACCAGCACGGCCATCTTGGCGGCGCGCTTGGCGAGGTCGTCGCGGTCCTGCTCGCTCAACTCGCCGGTGATCTGCTTGAACGCTTCATCAATCGCCGCCTTGTCGATCTTCAGCTTCACCTCCGGTGCTTCAAAATGCAGCGGCAACGTGGCCTTATCGCGGATGGATTCTGAGAACGAGTAGCGGCTCATGTAGCCTTTCTCGTCCTCGTTCGCGCCGAACGCCCAATAGGTATTGCGGTCGGCGCGATTGATGGGCGTGCCGGTGAGGCCGAACAGGAACGCATTCGGCAACGCCTCGCGCATCTTGCGGCCCAGATCGCCTTCCTGCGTGCGATGCGCCTCGTCCACCATCACGATGATGTTGGAGCGCTCGTTCAACTTGCCATCCGCCTCGCCAAACTTGTGAATCGTGGTGATGAGCACCTTGCGCACGTCCTGCCCGAGCAACGACTGCAACTCCTGCCGCGTGGCCACGCCGACCATGTTCGGCACGTCGGCGGCGTTGAAGGTGCTGGTGATCTGCGTGTCCAAGTCAATGCGGTCCACCACGATGATAACGGTGGGATTGCCCAGCTTGGGATGCAACCGCAACTTCTGCGCGGCAAAGACCATGAGCAACGACTTGCCGCTGCCCTGAAAATGCCAGATGAGTCCCTTCTTGGGGTGGCCTTTGATCACGCGGTCAACGAGCTGGTTCACCGTGAAATACTGCTGCCAACGACCGATGATCTTGATGCGGCGATGCTTTTTGTCCGTGGCGAACACGGTGAAGTTTTGGAGAATGTCCAGCACCACACCGGGCTGGAGCATGCTTTCCACCGTGCGCTTCACGTCGGCCAATGAACCTTCCGGCTCGTTCTCCCGCGTGCGCCAGGGACACCAAATATCTATGGGCATCCGGATCGAGCCGTAGCGAAAATGCTTTCCCTCCGTGGCGAAGGAAAAGACGTTGGGCACGAACATGGCCGGCACTTGTTTCTCGTAAATCTCGTTCACCTGAAACGCGCCATCGAACCACGTCACCGCGCTGCGCGTGGGCGTCTTGGCCTCGCCAATGACGATGGGCAGACCGTTGACCAGGAACACCACGTCGAACCGCTTTTCCACGCTGCCGGCCTGATACACCCATTGGTTCGTGACCACGAGCTGGTTGGCCGCCGGGTTCGCGGCATCCACAAGCCGCACGGGCACATGCTCGCCATTCGGGCCGAAGGGCATGGTCTTCTCGCCGCGCAACCAATCCATGAAATTCTCGTTGGCCCGGACCAAGCCATCCGCCTGCACCGCGAGCAGAATGGCTCGCAGCGCATAGATCACCTCGTCGGCACGGTCGGGCTGGTTGGCAATTTCGGGATTGAGCCGGATGAGGGCCAGCCGCAACCACGGTTCAACCATCACCTCGCCGGCTTGGCGGGGAACGTCAGCGGCGGGCGCGTATTCCCAGTGCGCAGCCGCACCTGCCACCATATCCCCGCCAAGCGAAGCGCCCCAGCCGGGCGTCTCTTTCAACTCAAACGGCCGGTTGCCGCCGGTGGTGTCGGCGGACAACGCATCGAGAATCATCTGCTCGACGGTGTTGGATTCGCTGAAGCTCATGGCTTGGGTGGCTTGAGTTTCTTGGCCTGCGGCGATTGGCTCATCTTGGCCACGGCCTTTTCAAAATCCAAATCCACCGGCCGCGGCTGCGCGTCCAGCAACCGGCGATACTGTTCGTATTCCAACTCCGCCTTCTCCCACGCCTGTTCGGCGGAAATCCTGCCCGCGTGGTTCAGCAATTCATGCGCGGACAAGTTCAAGAAATCATCCAGCTTGGCGATCCAGTCCCGCATGGTCATCACCTTGCGCCGAAGCGCCTGCAACTCCGCGAATTCCAGGTAGGCGTTCACGATCCGGTTCAGCACGCCCAGTTCGTCCGCATCGAGATAATTCTTGGCGATGCTCACGTCCTCCTTGCGGATGATGCCGCCGGGCCGCGTCGTCTTCAGCCCCATGAACGGCTTGGTGGCATCCACCCGCGCATGAATTACCTCCGCCGCCGTCTGCCCGTGCGCCGCCCAGTGCATCTTGTTCTGCACCGTGGCGAAAAACTGCTGCGACACCTCCTCGTCCGGCGCGTAGTCCACGCTCGTCGCGTAAATATCCAGCACCTTCTGGTAAAACCGGCGCTCGGACGACCGGATGTCGCGGATGCGCTCCAGTTGCTCATCGAAATAATCCTTCTGCCCTTTGCCCGGCGGATTCTTCAACCGCTCGTCGTCCATCGTGAAGCCCTTGACGATGTATTCCCGCAACCGCTGCGTGGCCCAGATGCGGAACTGCGTGCCCCGATGCGATTTCACCCGGTAGCCCACGGAAATGATCACGTCCAGGTTGTAGAACTCGATGTCGCGCGAAACCTGCTT is part of the Verrucomicrobiota bacterium genome and harbors:
- a CDS encoding DUF3800 domain-containing protein — encoded protein: MAWLLFMDESGHSHKELPYEVRGGFALADTHLWPFVQDALRLELSCFGARLADYKSEIKGMKLLSQDRFAHATQMAEIEAGKRQHLCRALLQAGLEKRPPTREQLTAYGQAALRMADGIFVLLERHKALIFASAVPRGTARPPANAPLPPDILRKDHVFLLERFFYFLERERQMGLLVMDEVEKQEDRRFVRRLQDYFVKTANGRDRARWIVPSPFFVASDMALPVQVADVVIYALNWGYRHPAEMTAPTRPEIEARYGAQIDKLEWRGEGYDGVRTYRSFGIFCVPDLYIPRT
- a CDS encoding type I restriction endonuclease subunit R, which encodes MSFSESNTVEQMILDALSADTTGGNRPFELKETPGWGASLGGDMVAGAAAHWEYAPAADVPRQAGEVMVEPWLRLALIRLNPEIANQPDRADEVIYALRAILLAVQADGLVRANENFMDWLRGEKTMPFGPNGEHVPVRLVDAANPAANQLVVTNQWVYQAGSVEKRFDVVFLVNGLPIVIGEAKTPTRSAVTWFDGAFQVNEIYEKQVPAMFVPNVFSFATEGKHFRYGSIRMPIDIWCPWRTRENEPEGSLADVKRTVESMLQPGVVLDILQNFTVFATDKKHRRIKIIGRWQQYFTVNQLVDRVIKGHPKKGLIWHFQGSGKSLLMVFAAQKLRLHPKLGNPTVIIVVDRIDLDTQITSTFNAADVPNMVGVATRQELQSLLGQDVRKVLITTIHKFGEADGKLNERSNIIVMVDEAHRTQEGDLGRKMREALPNAFLFGLTGTPINRADRNTYWAFGANEDEKGYMSRYSFSESIRDKATLPLHFEAPEVKLKIDKAAIDEAFKQITGELSEQDRDDLAKRAAKMAVLVKNPERIRAVVNHIVTHFQSKVEPNGFKAQVVVFDRECCILYKAVMDELIGPKASAIVISGAQHDPLEWKQHVRDKDAEEKLLDRFRDPADPLKYVIVTSKLLTGFDAPILQVMYLDKPMKDHNLLQAICRTNRTFGQEKTHGLIVDYIGIFDDVARALDFDEKAVQQVVSNIEELRKALPVQVQKCLAFFPHVDRSVGGYEGLLAAQQCLPTNEVRDKFAANYIVLGTIWEALSPDPCLSPYEKDYRWLTQVYESVKPPSGNGKLLWHALGAKTVELINQNVHLESVRDDVETLVLDAQVLEDILKDADPAKRGREIEIRLIARLRKHFGNPKFTELGERLEKIKERHEQGFLNSLQFLKEILELAKEVLEAEKEADPKEERDRAKEALTDLFKDAKTKNTHIIVERIVADIDDIVKKVRFPDWQRTNAGERLVQKELRRTLLKYKLHTDQELFDKAYGYIRQYY
- a CDS encoding virulence RhuM family protein encodes the protein MSKSASQPPAPSGGEIILYQTEDGRTRLEVRFKDETVWLSLNQMADLFQRDKSVISRHIKNVFQEGELSPEATVAKSATVQTEGRKQVSRDIEFYNLDVIISVGYRVKSHRGTQFRIWATQRLREYIVKGFTMDDERLKNPPGKGQKDYFDEQLERIRDIRSSERRFYQKVLDIYATSVDYAPDEEVSQQFFATVQNKMHWAAHGQTAAEVIHARVDATKPFMGLKTTRPGGIIRKEDVSIAKNYLDADELGVLNRIVNAYLEFAELQALRRKVMTMRDWIAKLDDFLNLSAHELLNHAGRISAEQAWEKAELEYEQYRRLLDAQPRPVDLDFEKAVAKMSQSPQAKKLKPPKP